From a region of the Ficedula albicollis isolate OC2 chromosome 1A, FicAlb1.5, whole genome shotgun sequence genome:
- the LOC101809376 gene encoding periaxin-like, translating into MGHPEIPQWGHPEIPQWGHPEIPQWGHPEIPQWGHPEIPQWGHPEIPQWGHPEIPQWGHPEIPQWGHPEIPQWGHPEIPQWGHPEIPQWGHPEIPQWGHPEIPQWGHPEIPQWGHPEIPQWGHPEIPQWGHPEIPQWGHPEIPQWGHPEIPQWGHPEIPQWGHPEIPQWGHPEIPQWGHPEIPQWGHPEIPQWGTPRSHSGGTPRSHNGAPRDPTVGAPRDPTMGHPEIPQWGHPEIPQWGTPRSHSGGTPRSHNGAPRDPTVGAPRDPTMGHPEIPQWGHPEIPQWGTPRSHSGGTPRSHNGAPRDPTVGAPRDPTMGHPEIPQWGHPEIPQWGTPRSHSGGTPRSHNGAPRDPTVGAPRDPTMGHPEIPQWGHPEIPQWGTPRSHSGGTPRSHNGAPRDPTVGAPRDPTMGHPEIPQWGHPEIPQWGTPRSHSGGTPTSHSGAPRDP; encoded by the coding sequence ATGGGGCACCCCGAGATCCCACAGTGGGGGCACCCCGAGATCCCACAGTGGGGGCACCCCGAGATCCCACAGTGGGGGCACCCCGAGATCCCACAGTGGGGGCACCCCGAGATCCCACAGTGGGGGCACCCCGAGATCCCACAGTGGGGGCACCCCGAGATCCCACAGTGGGGGCACCCCGAGATCCCACAGTGGGGGCACCCCGAGATCCCACAGTGGGGGCACCCCGAGATCCCACAGTGGGGGCACCCCGAGATCCCACAGTGGGGGCACCCCGAGATCCCACAGTGGGGGCACCCCGAGATCCCACAGTGGGGGCACCCCGAGATCCCACAGTGGGGGCACCCCGAGATCCCACAGTGGGGGCACCCCGAGATCCCACAGTGGGGGCACCCCGAGATCCCACAGTGGGGGCACCCCGAGATCCCACAGTGGGGGCACCCCGAGATCCCACAGTGGGGGCACCCCGAGATCCCACAGTGGGGGCACCCCGAGATCCCACAGTGGGGGCACCCCGAGATCCCACAGTGGGGGCACCCCGAGATCCCACAGTGGGGGCACCCCGAGATCCCACAATGGGGCACCCCGAGATCCCACAGTGGGGGCACCCCGAGATCCCACAATGGGGCACCCCGAGATCCCACAGTGGGGGCACCCCGAGATCCCACAATGGGGCACCCCGAGATCCCACAGTGGGGGCACCCCGAGATCCCACAATGGGGCACCCCGAGATCCCACAGTGGGGGCACCCCGAGATCCCACAATGGGGCACCCCGAGATCCCACAGTGGGGGCACCCCGAGATCCCACAATGGGGCACCCCGAGATCCCACAGTGGGGGCACCCCGAGATCCCACAATGGGGCACCCCGAGATCCCACAGTGGGGGCACCCCGAGATCCCACAATGGGGCACCCCGAGATCCCACAGTGGGGGCACCCCGAGATCCCACAATGGGGCACCCCGAGATCCCACAGTGGGGGCACCCCGAGATCCCACAATGGGGCACCCCGAGATCCCACAGTGGGGGCACCCCGAGATCCCACAATGGGGCACCCCGAGATCCCACAGTGGGGGCACCCCGAGATCCCACAATGGGGCACCCCGAGATCCCACAGTGGGGGCACCCCGAGATCCCACAATGGGGCACCCCGAGATCCCACAGTGGGGGCACCCCGAGATCCCACAATGGGGCACCCCGAGATCCCACAGTGGGGGCACCCCGAGATCCCACAATGGGGCACCCCGAGATCCCACAGTGGGGGCACCCCGAGATCCCACAATGGGGCACCCCGAGATCCCACAGTGGGGGCACCCCGACATCCCACAGTGGGGCACCCCGGGATCCCTGA